Below is a genomic region from Aurantimonas sp. HBX-1.
GGGCGAAATGGCCGCTCTTGGCGGTGAGGCCGTTGGCGTCGAGCAGCCGGCGGAAGCTTTCCGCATCCTCGTGTTGCGGGCGGTAGGTCTCGACATTGGTGTAGCCGCAGGCGGCCAGCATGGCGAGCACCGCCGCGTCCGGCGGGAAGTTGCGGGCCGAGTAGAGCTGGAAGGAGATCGGGTCGGTGGGCGTCATCGCGAAAGTCCTCGGATCGTGACGGCTAGAGGCGGTCCTGGGTCGTGGCGTCGAACAGCGATGCGGCGGCGAGGTCGAAGCTGAAGGCGATCTCCTCGCCGACCCGCACGGCCGCGTCGCCGCCGGCACGGATGGTGAAGGTCTGGCCGGCGAATCGCGTCCACAGGATCGTGTCGGCGCCCATCGGCTCGACGATCTCGATCCGGCCGCGGCCCGCGACATGGCCGGGCGGCACCGGCCCGATGGCGACATGCTCTGGCCGGACGCCGAGCACGACGCGCTGGCCATTCGTCGGCGGCACGGCGAAGTCGTAGCGCGCGGCGTCGAGGGTCTCGCCCTCCAGCGCCAGCGACAGGCCGCCGCCGGGCGCGGCCACGAGCTCGCCGTCGAAGAAGTTCATCGCCGGCGAGCCGATGAAGCCGGCGACGAAGCGGTTGGCGGGCCGCCGGTAGATCTCCTGCGGCGGGCCGATCTGCTGCACCACGCCGCCCTTCATCACCGCGATCCGGTCGGCGAGCGTCATCGCCTCGACCTGGTCGTGGGTGACGTAGACCATGGTGTTGCCGAGCTGCTGGTGCAGCTTCTTGATCTCGATCCGCAGCTCGTTGCGCAGCTTTGCGTCGAGATTCGACAGCGGCTCGTCGAACAGGAAGACCTCGACCTGGCGCACCAGCGCCCGGCCGATGGCGACGCGCTGGCGCTGGCCGCCGGAGAGTTCGGCGGGCTTGCGTTCGAGCAGCTGCTCCAGCTGCAGCAGCGCCGCCGCCTTCTCCACCCGGGCGGCGATCTCCCGCTTCGGCAGGCGGGCGACGCGGAGGCCGAAGGAGAGGTTCTGGCGCACCGACATGCGCGGATAGAGCGCGTAGGACTGGAACACCATGCCGATGCCGCGGTCCTTCGGCTCGGCCCAGGTGACGTTGCGGCCGGAGATCCAGATCTCGCCGTCGGCGACGTCGAGCAGGCCGGCGATGGCGTTGAGGAGGGTGGACTTGCCGCAGCCGGAGGGGCCGAGCAGGACGAGGAACTCGCCGCGGCCGATGTCGAGGTCGAGCCGGTCGATGACCGGATGCGCGCCGAAGGCGATCCGCAGATCCTTGACGGACACCGAAGGCTCGGTGGCGAAGCGGGTGGAGGGGGTCATGGACGTCATCCCTTGACGGCTCCCGCCGCGATCCCGCGGACGAACCAGCGGCCCGACACGAAGTAGACGACCAGCGGCACCGCCGCCGTCAGGATGGTCGCGGCCATATTGAGGTTGTAGGCGCGCTCGCCATAGGTGGAGTTCACCACGTTGTTGAGCTGCACCGTCATCGGCAGGTTCTCCCGGCCGGCGAAGACCAGGCCGAGGATGAAGTCGTTCCAGATGTGGGTGATCTGCAGGATCGCCGCGACGATCAGCATCGGCGTCGACATCGGCAGCATCACATGCGCGAAGATCCGCCAGAAGCCGGCGCCGTCGACGCGGGCGGCGTTGAACAGCTCCTGCGGCAGGCTGGCGTAGAAGTTGCGGAACAGGAGCGTCATGATCGGCAGGCCGAAAATGACGTGGATGATCACGATGCAGGCCAGCGAATTGTAGATCCCGACCGCCGAGAAGGTCCGCACCATCGGATAGATGAACACCTGGTACGGCATGAAGGCGCCGATCAGGAGCACCGCGAACAGGACGTTGGCGCCCCTGACCCGCCAGAAGGACAGGGCGTAGCCGACGATGGCGCCGGCGGCGATCGAGAGGAACACGCTCGGCACCAGGATCTGCACGGAATTCCAGAACCCGACCCGGATGCCGTCGCAGGAAAGCCCCGTGCAGGCGCTCGACCAGGCCGCGACCCAGGCGCTGAAGTCGAGGGACTGCGGCAGCGCGAAGATCGAGCCGACGCGGATCTCGTCCATGGACTTCAGCGAGGTCAGCACCATCACCCCGGCCGGCAGCAGGAAGAATGCCGCGGCGATCACCAGGAAGGCGTAG
It encodes:
- a CDS encoding ABC transporter ATP-binding protein — protein: MTPSTRFATEPSVSVKDLRIAFGAHPVIDRLDLDIGRGEFLVLLGPSGCGKSTLLNAIAGLLDVADGEIWISGRNVTWAEPKDRGIGMVFQSYALYPRMSVRQNLSFGLRVARLPKREIAARVEKAAALLQLEQLLERKPAELSGGQRQRVAIGRALVRQVEVFLFDEPLSNLDAKLRNELRIEIKKLHQQLGNTMVYVTHDQVEAMTLADRIAVMKGGVVQQIGPPQEIYRRPANRFVAGFIGSPAMNFFDGELVAAPGGGLSLALEGETLDAARYDFAVPPTNGQRVVLGVRPEHVAIGPVPPGHVAGRGRIEIVEPMGADTILWTRFAGQTFTIRAGGDAAVRVGEEIAFSFDLAAASLFDATTQDRL
- a CDS encoding carbohydrate ABC transporter permease, whose product is MSRSIVPAATAPALPLSDTPDASARGPRPRTVGVGRVGLYAFLVIAAAFFLLPAGVMVLTSLKSMDEIRVGSIFALPQSLDFSAWVAAWSSACTGLSCDGIRVGFWNSVQILVPSVFLSIAAGAIVGYALSFWRVRGANVLFAVLLIGAFMPYQVFIYPMVRTFSAVGIYNSLACIVIIHVIFGLPIMTLLFRNFYASLPQELFNAARVDGAGFWRIFAHVMLPMSTPMLIVAAILQITHIWNDFILGLVFAGRENLPMTVQLNNVVNSTYGERAYNLNMAATILTAAVPLVVYFVSGRWFVRGIAAGAVKG